One window from the genome of Grus americana isolate bGruAme1 chromosome 2, bGruAme1.mat, whole genome shotgun sequence encodes:
- the CMC1 gene encoding COX assembly mitochondrial protein homolog isoform X3, which yields MEPPPGAAAFTKCCQETGLLMVVKCRQENTALKDCLVGYYSDPLFYEECKTEYLKQREEYRATGIKKKRQKLTSNV from the exons CATTTACTAAATGCTGTCAAGAAACTGGTCTTCTTATGGTGGTGAAGTGTCGGCAAGAGAACACGGCACTGAAAGATTGTCTGGTTGGCTA CTATTCTGATCCATTATTCTATGAAGAGTGCAAAACAGAATATTTGAAGCAAAGAGAAGAATACAGAGcaactggaattaaaaaaaaaagacagaagctTACTTCAAATGTGTAG
- the CMC1 gene encoding COX assembly mitochondrial protein homolog isoform X2: MKCKHMTEAFTKCCQETGLLMVVKCRQENTALKDCLVGYYSDPLFYEECKTEYLKQREEYRATGIKKKRQKLTSNV; the protein is encoded by the exons CATTTACTAAATGCTGTCAAGAAACTGGTCTTCTTATGGTGGTGAAGTGTCGGCAAGAGAACACGGCACTGAAAGATTGTCTGGTTGGCTA CTATTCTGATCCATTATTCTATGAAGAGTGCAAAACAGAATATTTGAAGCAAAGAGAAGAATACAGAGcaactggaattaaaaaaaaaagacagaagctTACTTCAAATGTGTAG